Genomic window (Candidatus Megaera polyxenophila):
CTACCCTATCAAAAAACACTTGTTTGTCGGATAAGCAATTACTGTATAGATATCTTATATAACTATTATATATCCATTATATAATAGTTATATTTTTTTATCTATATATTCTGCAACCACTCTTACTATAAAACTAGATCTGTTACCTTCTGTTGGGTGATTTTTTAAATACTGGTTTAGTTTTTTATAAAATGAATCTGACATAGAAATCATTCTGCCTTTAAATTTATCTTTTATATTTTGGTCTTCCAGATAATCTATATCTTTTAATTTATTGCTGATAAATGTTTGTTCTATATCAGACATTTTATTTGGATTGGGTATAAATCTTTTTTGTGATGACATATATTTGCTTATATAAATTGTTTAATATATATAATTATTATATAATAGCTATACAATAATTATACACTAGTTATATAATGCTGTTTTATTATACAAAGTATTTCGTTAGCACAATCTTCTATTTCTTTTGAAGCCTTTTCATCTTGAGGAGAACATTCTATAACCCCCTTACCGCTTTTTATTGAATGTTTAAACGCAACTCTCTCTTTGATTATGCATTTTAAAATATAATCTGGATTAATGTTGTTGCTATTAATAAAATTTAATGCATCTTCTACAGCTAGGCTTGAATGGATACTAGGCACTTTATTGAATAATAATAATAATGGAATTCTTCTATTTTGTATTTCCCTTAATTTCTTTAATATATTTATTAAAGATTCTATTTCCCATAAATCAACTGCAGAAGTAGAGCAAGCTGTAATAACCACATCACTTCTTAGTAGTGCACTTCTCATATTCGAATCATCTACACCAGGGCTATCAATTAAAACAAAGTATCCTTGTTGTTTTTTATCATTTGCTATTTCAAGGAGTGCTTCTCCTCTCACACCAGCAACAAAAAGTTTGTTAATTTTTTCCCCACTATCTATCATATATTCTCGAACTTTAGACCACTTACTTATCGTGCCCTGAGAATCAGCATCTAATAAAGCTACTTTTTTACCTTGATTTAATAAGACAGTAGCCAAGTTTAAAACAAAGGTTGATTTACCAACTCCTCCTTTTGTACTCGCAACAGTTATTATGTACATACTTTCTTATGTTATCTAATTATAATATATCTATTGTATAACAGTTATATAATATTTATACAACTATTATTTATTCTTTATATTTTCATAAGCTAAGATTATACTTCACATATTATGTAACTTTCTAATCGGTATTAAGTTACACAACAGAAGTAGTTTTATTCTACACATATAGCTTGACACAAACTATTAATTAAATTACTTATTATAAATAACGAAATAAACCTAATTCTAAAATTGATAAAACTAGGTATTACTAAATTAGGGTTTGTTATAAAAATAATAAAGTAATGTTATTATATAAAAATTAAAGGAAGTTATAAATGGCTGTATTAAGGAGTGATGTAAAAAGAGTGACCATTTCCGTCCCGAAATCTTTCTTGCGAGACCTAGAC
Coding sequences:
- a CDS encoding phosphopantetheine--protein transferase; this translates as MYIITVASTKGGVGKSTFVLNLATVLLNQGKKVALLDADSQGTISKWSKVREYMIDSGEKINKLFVAGVRGEALLEIANDKKQQGYFVLIDSPGVDDSNMRSALLRSDVVITACSTSAVDLWEIESLINILKKLREIQNRRIPLLLLFNKVPSIHSSLAVEDALNFINSNNINPDYILKCIIKERVAFKHSIKSGKGVIECSPQDEKASKEIEDCANEILCIIKQHYITSV